The following nucleotide sequence is from Candidatus Hydrogenedens sp..
TTGAATTGCACTATTGCTCTTGCTCTTTTATCACTTATTTACAGTTGGGTTACTGCTGTAAGATTTAAAGGGATACAGGGTTTTATCCGAGAATTTCAAGGACCTTTATATAATGATGATTCAGAAAGTTCTCAAAAAAACACTTTACAAAAACTTTCCGTTCTCTTTTTCTTCCCCTTCAAAATTATAGAGGAGGTTTCCAAAATTATTTCCCTCTCCTGTCGTCTTTTTGGGAACACTTTGGGTTCAGGAATCGTAAGCGTTGTTATTGCCACACTTACATTTTATATTTTTGTGCCTATTATATTTAACATGTTATTAACCGGTTTTGAGGCGTTTATTCAAGCATTTGTTTTTGCCTCTTTAACAACGGTATATATTTCATCTTACTTAGCAGAAAACCATTAAACAAAATATAAGGAGTTTTTTATGGATATTCACACATGGTATAACATGCTAAATTTTGTTGTTGCCCAAACAGCAGAAACAGC
It contains:
- a CDS encoding FoF1 ATP synthase subunit a, encoding MEEIGRRWVLYYIPGTDILIPGGGIHVFTVISSFFIVMILLLISYIFSHRFQHIPTRTQSLLEIVVLWFKSLIEPIIETSNANILYEVLPFVSSLFSFIFFAILFSLIPLPYMEEPTGDLNCTIALALLSLIYSWVTAVRFKGIQGFIREFQGPLYNDDSESSQKNTLQKLSVLFFFPFKIIEEVSKIISLSCRLFGNTLGSGIVSVVIATLTFYIFVPIIFNMLLTGFEAFIQAFVFASLTTVYISSYLAENH